AAGCCAGGCTTTCCCGCCGCGAATGACCCGCAAACCATAACTTTTGAAAGCAACGCCCATGCTCACCAATACCCCTCGCGAATTTGCCTTCACCGAACAGGATTTCGAAAAAGTCCGGGTGATGATTTACAACTACGCTGGCATTGCGCTGACACCGGCCAAGCACGACATGGTGTACGGGCGCCTGGCGCGACGGCTGCGCGCGCTGGGTTTGCGCACTTTCAATGAATATCTGCAGGTGCTGGAACGCGGCGACAGTAAAGAGTTCGAGCTTTTTACCAACTCGCTGACCACCAACCTGACCTCGTTTTTCCGCGAGTCGCATCATTTTCCGATGCTGGCCGACCACCTGAAGGCAGCGCGCGGCAGTGGCGTGCTGAACCTGTGGTGTTCTGCCTCCAGCACGGGTGAAGAGCCGTATTCGATGGCCATTACCGCCTGCGAAGCGTTTGATACGCTGCGCCCGCCGGTACACATCATTGCGACTGATCTGGACACCGGCGTGCTGGAGACCGCGCGCCAGGGCGTGTACAGCGCCGATGAAGTGGAAAAACTGGAAAACAACCGGGCCCGGCGCTTTTTTGATCGCCAGCCCGATGGCCGTTACCGTGCAAAGCAGGAGCTGCGCGATCTGATCGTGTACCGGCGCGTGAACCTGATGGAGCCCAACTGGCCGATTCGCGGCCCGCTGGATGCCATTTTCTGCCGCAACGTCATGATTTATTTTGATAAACCGACCCAGCTGAAGGTGTTGCAGCGCTTTGCGCCGCTGCTCAAGCCCGATGGTCTGTTGTTTGTCGGGCATTCAGAAAATCTGTATCACGCCGCAGACATCTTCAAGCTGCGCAGCAAGACCGTGTATGAGCGGGTGCAGGGCGGCGCGGCGGCCACGTCTACCAGCCCCTTGCGTAGCGGGCTGCGTTAAGCCCGGGATCGGGTCTCAGACATACAACATGGCGCGGCCGACGGCGCGGGCGGCGTCTTCGCCCACCAGCTGGCGCGCCAGATCCAGCGCAAACAACCCGGCCGTACCCGCCCCGCGTGATGTCGTGACCTGACCATCGTTCACGACGTTGGCCGCCGTCACATGGGCGCCACCTTCACGCAGCACTTCTTCACATCCCGGAAAACAAGTGGCGTTGCGCCCGGAGAGGATGCCGGCCCGCGCCAGCACGGTGGGCGCCGCACACAAGGCCGCCACCA
The Silvimonas iriomotensis genome window above contains:
- a CDS encoding CheR family methyltransferase; this encodes MLTNTPREFAFTEQDFEKVRVMIYNYAGIALTPAKHDMVYGRLARRLRALGLRTFNEYLQVLERGDSKEFELFTNSLTTNLTSFFRESHHFPMLADHLKAARGSGVLNLWCSASSTGEEPYSMAITACEAFDTLRPPVHIIATDLDTGVLETARQGVYSADEVEKLENNRARRFFDRQPDGRYRAKQELRDLIVYRRVNLMEPNWPIRGPLDAIFCRNVMIYFDKPTQLKVLQRFAPLLKPDGLLFVGHSENLYHAADIFKLRSKTVYERVQGGAAATSTSPLRSGLR